The nucleotide window CAATTTTGGTGGGGAGATGATGAAGAACACAAAAGAATGCATTGGTATACTTGGTGGAAACTTTGTTACCCTAAATGCGAGGGGGGCATGGGGTTTCGAGACCTCTATTCGTTCAACCTTGCGATGCTCTCGAAGCAATGTTGGCGGTTGATTACTAACCCGGAGTCCTTGTGTGCATGAGTTCTGAAAGCTAAATGTTTCTCCAATGGAAGTTTACTTGAAGCTACCTTGAAGAGTGGTGTGTTATTTACATGGCAAAGCATAATGAAGGGCCTAGAAACTTTTAAGTTGGGGTACATATGGAGGATAGGGACTGGCGCAAATGTTAACATTTGAAGGGACCCCTGGATCCCATCGAGTGAGGACCGGAAAGTGATCACAAGGCGTGGACAAACTGTGTTATCCTCGGTCAATGATCTTATTGATCCAACTTCAGGAGAGTGGGATGAGGATTTGATCAAAAGCATATTCAACACAGTAGATGTTCGAAGGATACTACAAATTCCGCTGAATTATGGATTGTTTGACGACTTCATTGCATGGAATCCGGATCGTAGAGGTTACTTTACAGTAAAATCTGCATATTAGATACAATGGACTAAAACTTTTCATGCCCGTGCAAATGTATTGGCTCGGCCCGGGGGGTCAAATACACCAAAAATATGGAGTACAATGTGGAAGATCAAAGTTCCACGAAAGGTTCAGATTTTTTGTTGGCGCATTCTTCATGGAATTATCCCGCGAAAGTCAATCTTGACTAATAGGCACATTGGTTCAGATGGGGCATGTCCAATCTGCCATCAAGATGCAGAGGACATTCGACACCTCTTGTTTGATTGTGATCACGCAAAAGAGCTCTGGAGTGACCTGGGCATTGCAGATTTGATGGAAGAGGCAAAGGAAATAGATAAATCTGGGTCTGTGATCATGGAGCATCTCCTTTTGATGCAAAATAAGCCACTGCCAATTAAACCAAATTTGAACATCAAGCAAGTATTTGTGGTGGGCTGTTGGTTCTTACGGTGGATTAGACGTCAACACACACATAATGGTAACCCTTCACCCCCCATGTAATGGCATATGTCAGTCTTGGCAATTACAAACAATTTTCAGGAAGCTAATTATAAACCGAGTGGAGACATGGAAAGGAGGTGGGTTAAACCTGGCCCTAGGTCTATGAAATTGAATGTTGATGTAGCTTTCTTTGCTGACGAGGGATCAGGAGCAACAGCAGCGATTATCCGAGATGAAAAAGGTAATTTCCTTGCCGCTCAGTGCAAAGTTATTGATCATGCGGCAGATGCTATTACCACTGAAGCTTTGGCAATGTGTGATGGTCTAATACTCGCAAACTCTCTCGGATGTGGATGTTGCTTCTTCTATCGGGAAGGTTGTCTGTATGCATTGTTATCGCTCGTGTAACAAAGCGACTCATGTGCTAGCTAATTTCAATTATTGTAATAAGATTTCTTCTAGTTGGACAGTCTTTTTTTAGGGAAGTCAGAATGGAGTCAAGTGGCCTGGAACTGGTACTTGGTAGTCACCCAGCCATGCTAGGAATGTATCACCAAGACCAGTCAAGCCCATACCATACTACTCACCAGAGCAGCTGAGACTTGAGTGCTATACATACATAAAGAAGGCCAGAAATCTGTGATCACCATTCATCAGTGTACAATACCAAAACCCCAGCTTTCCCATTGCACAATCTAAGCAAGGCATGAGACTACCAATTTCTACTTCCTCTTTTCCTCCCGTTGCATTACATTCCTTGAGCCCTCGAGGAACGAAGAAGACAAGGGACTTAAGAACTAGCGGTAAATCTAACCGACCATGTACTACTGACAAAGAAGCAAAAGAGCAATAGAAACGAAGAAGGACAATGTAAATGGAAGGGTGGATCGTCAGTCAGTCAGTAGTTGTTGCTGTTGTAGCCGATGTAGTTGTTGCGGTAGCGCATCCCGTACTGCTCGTAGAAGGTGTCGCCGTAGTTCACCGCCTTGATCTCCACCATGCGCCGCTTGCTGTCCACCTCCTGCACCGCGCCGAACACCACCTCGTTCGTCGTCTCGCAGCTCTGCTCGTAGAACGTCTGCGGCCCGGAGGAGTACTGCCTGTGCTGCTGCAGCTGGTACATCTGCTGCTCCGGCTGCCGCCTCTGCTGGTGCTGGTGCTGCTGCAGGTGGTACGCCTGCTGCTCCGGCGGCTGCctgtgctgctgctgctgccggtACACCTGCTGCTCCAGCTGCTGTCtgtgctgctgctgttgctggtGGTGGGGATACacttgctgctgctgctgaggGCCGCGTGCATCCCAGCCGCCGAGATAGGGCTGCCCGTGCCGGACGTGGTGAGCCTTCTCAGGCTCCGTCGTCACAAAGCCGTAGTTCTTCTGAGGGGTTGGCCCTCTCGAGTCCAGCGGTGGAGGCGTCTCCTCGTGCGGGATGGCGTAGCTTTCTTGCACTGGCCAATGGCTACCTCTTGGCTGCTGGTGGTGCTGATGGTGCTGTCTTGCCGGGCGCTTCTTTCGGGAGAACATGTCTGCCACGGATGATTTTGCTCCTCCCATGAGCTTGCCCACTGAGGTGAAGAATCCCTCTTCAGCTTCATGTTTCCCAGCTTCGTCTTCATTCGGGATCAGCGGCGGGCGAAACGAAGGCTTGAATGGCTGCTGGTATGGTTGGTATGGCTGATACGGAGGGATGCTTGCATTGCTtggtcttggaggcatctgaggttCCTGCATGGTTGAAATTTCAGTTGCCAAGAAGGTCACTGTAAATTTGCTGCATAAAATAAGTAGTTTTGAAGAATATGCATGGACTCCGTCTTTTACTTTAGTAATGATCTAGCTAGGCTCGCTCTTGAGGGTTAATAAAGTGAATTCATAGCACCACTGATGAATGAGTGAACAGGCTGTGGCAAAAGGACGATGGACGCCACATCTACGTGACCCAAGGCTGACTGTAACGTATTCATGAGACCTGTAGAAACATGGTCCAGTATAGGCCCTGCCCTAGTTACCATTACCAACCCTTGCTGCCAGCAAGTGTGCATGATGTTTTCCTCAGAATAACAAAAACAGTTCGGCAAAATTACCTCTGTTGCTGAGACCATTCCTAAAACACGGCGCTGGAGCAACGCAAGCATGTAACCAAAGAAACCAGCAGCAAAAAGCAAGGCAACACCTGTAAGCATTTAAACTGAAGTAATTAGTGATTGTGGTTTTAGTGGAACTTCCTTGTGAGCAGCGAATTCATGATAGTATGGCTTCAGACAAGAACAGTACTCTGTGGTGAAATAGTACCTAGAGGGAAACCAGCTTCATCCTGATATTCACAGTCATCAGGCTGGAGTGGGATCTCCCGAATTGCTTGGTTTCCTCTGTCAATGACCAAGAGGGAGCAGCTACTGCTGATATAGCGGATTTCAAAATCGGTTGAAAATTTTGCATCGTCGCTGGGTCCATCCATGTGCCCACCTCTCATTGATTTCCCCCCAGCAATGGTTGTGACCCCTACACATTATTGCTCACCCTGTCATGAGTCTCTTCATTACCACTTACAAATTCATAAGGAGTTCAGGACATTTATTCTAGATGTTCCCTGAAGCCCCACAAAAAAAAATTATCTGCAGCCAAACTGAATAAAGCCCAAAGATCTGTACATAAAAACAATTTGAAAAGTAGAAACTGTGAAGTTAAAATGGCTGGGCAAACTCGAAGCAATCATATCAATGACATAGGATATTTAATGTAAAAATATATAGATGCTTTGCGCATAAAACTCCTTTGTTtaattcaacacactcaaaacaCATACAATCTGAATGAGCAATTATGTATCACGGACTACTGATTTCTCCCACAGCTTTTCAATATCATGAAATTTTAAGAATGGGATAATCTATAATCTAAATTATAACTATGTAATTCAACTACCCATAATTAGATTTTAGATACATTACATGTTATAACATTTAAGCCTGTGTGTTTGATCTCCGCATCCACTCTTACAGCTTAACTTATCCCAAATGCAACTTTTGGACACAAGTGCTAAGAAAAAGTACCGCAGAAGCTCAATCAAAAACAAAGAGCAAACATGGGATGCTAGGGACCATACATTACAAATATAATGTGAACAGACCCTACAATAAGACATTTTAGCTTACCTGTATCACTGATCTTTCTTATTGCCATGTTCATAGCGTCTGCAACATAAATGTTGCCCCTGTCATCAACTGTAAATCCCTTAGGGTGGTTCAGCTTGGCCTCTCGGAGCCTCCCATCAACATGACCAGATAATCCTTCAAGCGAACCAGCGACAAGCTTCGGTCTGCTATCTGCATGGTTTGAACCATTTTCAAGAGATGCAAGGGAAATAGTATATGAGCTGAACAGTAGCTACTATAGAGAAAAGCCGCGACTTCATCACTTTAGAACAGAATATACCA belongs to Triticum urartu cultivar G1812 chromosome 7, Tu2.1, whole genome shotgun sequence and includes:
- the LOC125522299 gene encoding uncharacterized protein LOC125522299; the protein is MDASAASAAGARGVAALLVAALLLGAPVSASAASSYPAKVLGGLLTSTATAVAKKLWSLKSTARTATAAAAAAASGRSMVKYEGGYAVETVFDGSNLGIEPHSVELTPAGDLLLLDSMNSNLYRVQLPLSRYSRPKLVAGSLEGLSGHVDGRLREAKLNHPKGFTVDDRGNIYVADAMNMAIRKISDTGVTTIAGGKSMRGGHMDGPSDDAKFSTDFEIRYISSSCSLLVIDRGNQAIREIPLQPDDCEYQDEAGFPLGVALLFAAGFFGYMLALLQRRVLGMVSATEEPQMPPRPSNASIPPYQPYQPYQQPFKPSFRPPLIPNEDEAGKHEAEEGFFTSVGKLMGGAKSSVADMFSRKKRPARQHHQHHQQPRGSHWPVQESYAIPHEETPPPLDSRGPTPQKNYGFVTTEPEKAHHVRHGQPYLGGWDARGPQQQQQVYPHHQQQQQHRQQLEQQVYRQQQQHRQPPEQQAYHLQQHQHQQRRQPEQQMYQLQQHRQYSSGPQTFYEQSCETTNEVVFGAVQEVDSKRRMVEIKAVNYGDTFYEQYGMRYRNNYIGYNSNNY